A genomic region of Bactrocera dorsalis isolate Fly_Bdor chromosome 3, ASM2337382v1, whole genome shotgun sequence contains the following coding sequences:
- the LOC115066369 gene encoding uncharacterized protein LOC115066369 produces the protein MLCSERKAIIFTLFALGMLLCVSETEANNLDLGNIVKNLLTNMERSTVWDENLHFSLIFAEFVIKQKVRFYEPTRFENQLYEDILKRIATFRAKLIVKNGIGRLDNVLQKNVRLIKPAVIEDQINTELEYGTLKRSYEKLQNTGFPSSTLSDYCLLHISSLDKCDAIEKQCLQVISSNAPTFGYRRMHQILILYVLMHHTCAPQFGPQIVYEILSTQHCSEVYREHRLLAMSYLQARRDLYIEQSALCGLFGFKEFLNKAEVRKIASWDKFGICNCVGEITFFPASNENDICKCGDHSHSVALLFYVNAMLFLY, from the exons ATGTTGTGCTCGGAAAGAAAAGCAATAATCTTCACCTTGTTTGCTTTGGGAATGCTACTCTGTGTAAGCGAGACTGAAGCGAATAATTTAGATTTGGGCAATATTGTCAAGAACCTACTCACGAACATGGAACGGAGCACAGTTTGGgatgaaaatttgcatttttcactcatttttgccGAGTTCGTAATTAAGC AAAAGGTGCGTTTTTATGAGCCCACACGCTTCGAAAATCAACTTTATGAGGACATTTTAAAACGCATCGCAACTTTTCGAGCTAAACTTATAGTTAAGAACGGTATTGGTCGACTGGATAATGTGCTGCAAAAGAATGTCAGGTTGATTAAGCCTGCTGTAATTGAAGATCAAATTAATACCGAGTTGGAATATGGAACATTGAAGCGGTCCTACGAGAAGTTGCAAAATACAGGATTTCCAAGCTCAACGTTGTCAG ACTATTGTCTGCTGCATATTAGCTCTTTGGATAAGTGCGATGCAATTGAGAAACAGTGTCTTCAGGTCATAAGCTCCAATGCGCCCACATTCGGCTATCGTCGCATGCATCA aattctAATTCTATATGTGTTGATGCATCACACCTGCGCGCCGCAATTCGGCCCACAAATCGTCTATGAAATTTTGTCGACGCAACATTGTTCGGAAGTTTATCGTGAACATCGGCTCTTAGCCATGTCATATTTGCAAGCTCGTCGGGATTTGTACATCGAACAAA GTGCTTTGTGTGGCCTTTTTGGCTTTAAGGAGTTTCTTAATAAGGCGGAAGTGCGAAAAATTGCATCGTGGGATAAGTTCGGCATTTGCAATTGTGTCGGCGAAATAACGTTTTTCCCGGCGTCGAATGAAAATGACATATGCAAGTGTGGTGACCATTCGCACAGCGTTGCATTGTTATTTTATGTGAATGctatgttatttttgtattaa
- the LOC105228923 gene encoding uncharacterized protein LOC105228923: protein MAKTKNNNLLMHGLILVTILATAKSAEAEITMEAAFQGHCGHTSPCEQLCYEIHDGMYECDCIEGYELNKNGYSCQVINSTNSADGHSKSDEDVLYQKGASFSAKLGYAPSTSSMTGDTANLEASAPLSSASFSMEDIEGVEDDNFFYDDAKRNDQRTKVNSNDYYISSEDVYFSNGDEQELTNTSQDVPELKTKLTEPTTTRSAINSRRVVVTATTDDTLEASTNKKSIRIHLKAEPNPTALNNGPHKTRNSARIQKGTPSVISTTTQAINHNDNNKNKIVNTLSNDLDMDESSFVGIAVKQPHLRTSSLSQSTYQDQHTAVAVDLYNKNNKSNNTKMSATASASSKLSKLSTTRANSSVSTNGHACDLDCGTEGVCERVDDANKCLCPFGRSGERCLEEIKIRTPKFSKHSWLAFPALRGAYKHVQVRVEFRPESFDGIILLSGERDDLTGDFMALLLNKGFVEFWFDCGSGVGSVRSRETILLNEWNSVIIYRHRWDAWLVLNHGTKVQGRSNGLFSRITFREPVFLGGTGNITGLAKRLPVNNGFIGCIRRFVANEHEYKFEEHPLGDVTKGFDIQDCITDKCFTYPCQHGGKCLPSDQGAVCLCPIGFVGDLCEIRMDLQVPAFNGSSYLRYAPLGDSALIWLELKIILKAEQPDGLILYSGSTKHGDFIALSLSGGFVEFVFDLGSGPAIVRSEYPLSIGQWHTVKVSRTARLAVLKIDTYPEVMTISSNGFWHLSLPENIFLGGVNHEDKLPLDLKLKPFFVGCIQKIDINGHSLSIISEALGGTNIGNCPHACVARPCGPLAECIPQMESYECRCNAFSTQCNKAAEVPLEELQKNKAKKKENKEKHKIYGKHTAHLPKHTKVGGHSKLHMSKVPFKGIKTPKTHHTTSSPTTERTTTSSHKRMEHGSRGGQSWEPLMVEDDVIEKADDDIIYRDTRHLDDESYYNEEPLQSEHKKQKRKEKHTTKESEVWSTKHRDSSKVRGKDDHQHKNVYNFKLSRLPTHYESFQTNPEIDILTFDENVEVEIGVDPNKDYEQKPDVKQKTVNDNNNDIGSTQDVFKQDELDSIPSAWKNDMYEDDRRHAHDAMNEETKSEPFFVDDILFDSKSDGTDDYHRKELVQDMRRILANGPENTSNNKALKLVVDEYDYESDDISQEDPTKFNIDEKNSFNDTFSMSSELDAEFNEMNDDILEAVQTVVTEKATTVKQNKPSPTIDTQTDWSLLKKMQLPADHQSQFVGVRKNFGACFAGEDSYFHYNDAETMSQVISYNIDLNLRIKTHSPNGVILWTGRQGTTEENADFLSLGIENGYLHFRYDLGSGEVDIKFNTSRVSDGLWHRVRAFRDSQAGYLEIDGRKTTTQYSPGKLKQLNTDTGLYVGGMPNAIYFTRRKYANGIVGCISEIVLAGELKLNFDPNTLGTAHNVETGLL from the exons ATGGCGAAGACTAAAAATAATAACCTGCTAATGCATGGACTCATTTTGGTAACTATTTTGGCGACTGCCAAAAGTGCCGAGGCGGAAATTACAATGGAGGCAGCTTTTCAAG GTCACTGTGGTCACACGAGTCCATGCGAACAGTTATGCTACGAAATCCACGATGGAATGTACGAGTGCGATTGCATTGAGGGGTACGAGCTGAACAAAAACGGTTACAGCTGTCAAG TAATAAACTCCACGAACAGTGCGGATGGTCATTCGAAATCCGATGAGGACGTACTTTATCAAAAGGGTGCTTCGTTTAGCGCCAAGCTTGGTTATGCGCCCTCAACATCATCAATGACTGGTGATACAGCGAATCTGGAGGCTTCAGCGCCCCTTTCGTCCGCATCATTCTCGATGGAGGATATCGAGGGTGTAGAGGACGATAACTTTTTCTACGATGACGCGAAGCGCAACGACCAGCGTACAAAGGTCAATTCAAACGATTATTACATATCATCTGAAGACGTCTATTTCAGTAATGGCGATGAACAAGAGTTAACTAATACTAGCCAAGATGTACCTGAGTTGAAAACTAAACTGACAGAACCGACAACGACACGGAGCGCAATCAATTCCCGCCGCGTTGTAGTAACTGCCACAACTGACGATACCCTAGAAGCgtccacaaataaaaaatccatACGAATCCATTTGAAAGCGGAACCCAACCCCACTGCGTTGAATAATGGGCCGCACAAGACAAGGAATTCAGCTCGCATTCAAAAGGGCACACCGTCAGTAATATCAACAACTACACAAGCAATTAAtcataatgataataataaaaataagatagTGAATACACTGAGCAATGACCTAGACATGGATGAGTCCAGCTTTGTTGGTATCGCCGTCAAGCAGCCACATCTGCGCACATCCAGTCTGAGTCAAAGTACATATCAGGATCAGCACACTGCTGTGGCAGTAGAtctctacaacaaaaacaataaaagcaacaacacaaaaatgtCAGCTACAGCAAGCGCGAGCTCCAAATTGAGCAAGTTGAGCACCACGAGAGCAAACAGCTCGGTTTCTACGAA TGGTCACGCTTGCGATTTGGATTGCGGCACGGAAGGTGTGTGCGAACGTGTGGACGACGCTAACAAATGCCTATGTCCCTTTGGAAGAAGTGGTGAGCGGTGCTTGGAAG AAATCAAAATACGCACGCCGAAGTTCTCGAAGCATTCGTGGTTAGCCTTTCCGGCACTGAGAGGTGCTTATAAGCATGTGCAG GTACGAGTAGAATTTCGACCAGAGTCATTCGATGGCATAATACTACTTAGCGGTGAGAGAGATGACCTCACCGGAGATTTTATGGCGCTTCTATTGAATAAAGGATTCGTTGAGTTTTG GTTTGACTGCGGATCTGGCGTAGGCAGTGTCCGGTCACGTGAGACAATATTGTTAAACGAGTGGAACTCGGTTATAATTTATCGTCACCGTTGGGATGCTTGGTTGGTACTAAACCATGGCACTAAAGTACAGGGTCGCTCTAAT GGACTCTTCTCTCGCATAACATTCCGTGAACCGGTCTTTCTGGGCGGCACTGGCAACATAACGGGCTTAGCAAAGCGTTTACCTGTCAATAATGGTTTTATCGGCTGCATAAGACGCTTTGTGGCGAACGAACATGAGTATAAGTTCGAGGAACATCCATTAGGCGATGTTACCAAGGGTTTTGACATAC AGGACTGTATAACTGACAAATGCTTCACATACCCGTGTCAACATGGCGGCAAGTGTTTGCCTTCAGATCAGGGCGCTGTATGCCTATGTCCTATAGGATTTGTCGGCGATCTTTGCGAAATACGCATGGATCTACAG GTACCCGCTTTTAATGGTTCGTCCTACCTGCGTTATGCGCCATTAGGCGATAGTGCGTTGATTTGGTTGGAACTGAAG ATTATTTTGAAAGCGGAACAACCCGATGGTCTCATATTGTATTCGGGTTCGACGAAACATGGCGATTTCATCGCCTTATCGCTGAGCGGTGGTTTTGTGGAGTTTGTCTTTGATCTTGGCAGCGGTCCAGCTATTGTAAG GAGTGAGTACCCTTTGAGCATTGGACAATGGCACACTGTAAAAGTTTCACGTACAGCAAGATTAGCGGTTCTAAAG ATCGATACATATCCGGAAGTAATGACAATCTCCTCAAATGGTTTCTGGCACCTCTCACTGCCTGAAAATATCTTTTTGGGCGGCGTGAATCACGAAGATAAGCTACCATTGGATCTGAAATTGAAACCGTTCTTCGTGGGCTGCATACAAAAG atcgatatcaaTGGGCACTCACTGTCGATTATTTCCGAAGCTTTAGGCGGTACAAATATCGGCAATTGTCCGCACGCTTGCGTGGCTAGGCCATGCGGCCCACTTGCCGAATGCATACCACAAATGGAGAGTTACGAATGCCGTTGCAATGCATTCAGCACTCAATGCAATAAGGCAGCCGAGGTGCCTCTAGAGGAATTACAAAAGAATAAAGCCAAGAAGaaggaaaataaagaaaaacataaaatttacgGTAAACATACGGCACATTTACCCAAGCATACGAAGGTGGGTGGACACTCCAAATTGCATATGAGTAAAGTGCCTTTTAAGGGTATAAAAACGCCCAAAACCCACCACACTACAAGCAGTCCCACAACGGAGCGAACCACCACTTCAAGTCACAAACGCATGGAACATGGCAGCCGGGGTGGACAGTCGTGGGAACCGCTTATGGTGGAGGATGATGTGATTGAGAAGGCAGACGATGATATCATATATCGAGATACGCGGCATCTAGATGACGAAAGTTACTATAATGAAGAACCGTTACAAAGCGAACATAAGAAACAAAAGCGTAAAGAGAAACACACAACTAAAGAAAGTGAAGTGTGGTCGACGAAACACCGTGATAGTTCCAAGGTGCGCGGCAAAGATGATCACCAACACAAAAACGTCTACAATTTTAAACTAAGCCGATTGCCGACACACTACGAAAGTTTCCAGACGAATCCGGAAATCGACATACTGACATTCGATGAGAATGTCGAAGTGGAAATTGGTGTGGACCCAAACAAAGATTACGAGCAGAAGCCGGATGTTAAACAGAAAACTGTTAACGATAACAACAACGACATTGGATCAACACAGGATGTTTTCAAGCAAGATGAGCTCGATAGCATACCGTCTGCGTGGAAAAATGATATGTACGAAGATGATCGGCGGCATGCGCACGATGCCATGAACGAAGAAACCAAATCCGAACCGTTTTTTGTGGACGACATATTGTTCGATAGCAAAAGCGACGGCACTGACGATTATCATCGCAAGGAGTTGGTACAGGATATGCGACGCATACTCGCCAATGGACCCGAGAATACATCTAATAATAAGGCGCTAAAGCTGGTCGTAGATGAGTACGATTACGAAAGTGACGATATTAGTCAAGAAGATCCAACGAAATTCAATATAGATGAGAAAAATAGTTTTAACGACACTTTTAGCATGTCGTCGGAACTCGATGCAGAGTTTAATGAAATGAATGATGATATTCTCGAAGCGGTGCAGACAGTCGTTACGGAAAAGGCGACTAcagttaaacaaaataaaccgTCCCCAACCATTGATACCCAAACGGATTGGagtttattgaagaaaatgcaATTGCCAGCGGATCATCAGAGCCAATTTGTTGGTGTACGCAAGAATTTCGGCGCATGCTTTGCTGGCGAAGACAGTTACTTTCATTACAACGATGCCGAGACGATGAGTCAGGTTATAAGCTACAATATAGACTTGAATTTACGGATAAAGACGCACTCACCGAATGGCGTTATTTTGTGGACTGGACGACAAGGCACGACGGAGGAAAATGCTGACTTTCTATCTTTAGGTATAgaaaatgg TTATCTACATTTTCGCTATGATTTGGGTTCCGGTGAGGTCGATATAAAATTCAACACGAGCCGAGTGAGCGACGGTCTTTGGCATCGGGTCCGTGCATTTAG AGACTCACAGGCTGGCTACTTGGAAATAGATGgccgaaaaacaacaacacaatattCACCGggcaaattaaaacaattgaaTACAGACACCGGACTCTATGTCG gtgGCATGCCCAACGCGATTTACTTCACACGACGAAAATATGCGAATGGCATTGTCGGCTGCATTTCGGAAATCGTGTTGGCTGgcgaattgaaattgaatttcgaTCCTAATACGCTGGGGACAGCACACAATGTCGAAAcgggattactttga